Proteins found in one Rhodobacteraceae bacterium D3-12 genomic segment:
- a CDS encoding BCCT family transporter, which yields MAEETTNMGIPEPEGHSDIIETDYEIGQDNFETQLGPFKFDFHNPVFVVSSAIIVLFVAIALIWPEASKDTFLAVRNYLKSSFDWFFILSANIFVLFSLLLIVTPWGSVRLGGTEATPDYSYPAWFAMLFAAGMGIGLMFFGVLEPVYYFGTPWGDQPLGGDLGIVEGQLADLATVAAAKEMALAATNYHWGLHPWAIYAVVALALALFSYNKGLPLTLRSAFYPILGERIWGFWGNAIDTLAAFATLFGLATSLGLGATQVASGLTEVFGSGVAEEGTRNFLGFLWGNADSSNDSSVLLVLIIAVITAIALVSVIRGLDGGVKMLSEINMGLAALLLLFVLFAGPTMTIISDFFLGLGGYAKNIIPLSNPFGREDTGFLHGWTTFYWAWWISWSPFVGMFIARVSRGRTVREFVICVLLIPSVVCMFWMATFGGTAIDQVINAGSESGVFANVIAAYKPEIALFKMLSELPFAAITSVTGVVLVVVFFVTSSDSGSLVIDTITAGGKVDAPVTQRIFWCIFEGAVAGVLLLGAAGTAGLESLQAMVISTGFIFTLVLLLMCYAIARGLAAEKR from the coding sequence ATGGCCGAAGAGACGACTAACATGGGGATACCGGAGCCAGAGGGGCATTCGGATATCATCGAGACCGATTACGAGATCGGTCAGGACAATTTCGAAACACAGCTTGGGCCGTTCAAGTTTGACTTTCACAACCCGGTTTTCGTGGTGTCGAGCGCGATTATCGTTCTTTTCGTCGCGATTGCCCTGATCTGGCCGGAGGCATCGAAAGATACCTTTCTGGCGGTCCGCAACTATTTGAAGAGCTCGTTTGACTGGTTCTTTATACTGTCGGCGAACATCTTTGTGCTGTTTTCGCTGCTGCTGATCGTAACGCCTTGGGGGTCTGTGCGGTTGGGCGGGACCGAGGCGACGCCGGATTATAGTTATCCGGCGTGGTTTGCGATGCTGTTTGCCGCGGGCATGGGCATTGGCCTGATGTTCTTTGGCGTGCTGGAGCCGGTGTACTATTTCGGCACACCGTGGGGCGATCAGCCGCTTGGTGGAGATCTGGGCATTGTCGAGGGCCAATTGGCCGATCTGGCGACGGTGGCTGCGGCCAAGGAAATGGCGCTTGCGGCGACCAACTACCACTGGGGTTTGCACCCTTGGGCGATCTATGCAGTTGTTGCGCTGGCCTTGGCATTGTTTAGCTATAACAAAGGCTTGCCGCTTACTCTTCGCTCGGCTTTCTATCCGATCCTGGGGGAGCGAATCTGGGGCTTTTGGGGCAATGCGATTGACACGCTGGCGGCCTTTGCGACGCTGTTTGGTCTGGCGACATCGCTCGGCTTGGGTGCGACGCAGGTGGCGTCGGGGCTGACCGAGGTGTTCGGGTCGGGCGTGGCCGAAGAGGGCACGCGCAACTTCCTCGGCTTCCTTTGGGGCAATGCCGACAGCAGCAACGACAGCTCGGTTTTGCTGGTGTTGATCATTGCTGTGATCACGGCGATTGCGCTGGTTTCGGTCATCCGTGGGCTGGACGGCGGGGTGAAGATGCTGTCGGAGATCAACATGGGTCTGGCGGCGCTCTTGCTTTTGTTTGTGCTGTTTGCCGGGCCGACCATGACGATCATCTCGGACTTCTTTTTGGGGTTGGGCGGCTATGCCAAGAACATCATCCCGTTGTCGAATCCCTTCGGGCGCGAAGACACCGGCTTCTTGCATGGTTGGACCACGTTCTATTGGGCGTGGTGGATCAGTTGGTCCCCGTTTGTGGGCATGTTTATCGCCCGTGTGAGCCGTGGGCGCACCGTGCGTGAATTCGTGATCTGTGTGCTGTTGATCCCTTCGGTGGTCTGCATGTTCTGGATGGCGACATTCGGTGGCACGGCGATTGATCAGGTGATCAATGCCGGTAGCGAAAGCGGCGTGTTTGCCAATGTGATCGCGGCTTACAAGCCGGAAATCGCGCTGTTCAAGATGCTGAGCGAGTTGCCGTTCGCGGCCATCACATCGGTGACCGGTGTTGTGCTGGTGGTGGTGTTCTTTGTCACCTCGTCAGACTCTGGCTCGCTTGTGATCGACACGATCACCGCAGGCGGCAAGGTTGACGCGCCGGTAACGCAGCGGATTTTCTGGTGCATCTTTGAAGGCGCCGTGGCCGGTGTGTTGCTGCTTGGAGCCGCCGGGACGGCGGGCTTGGAAAGCTTGCAGGCGATGGTGATCTCGACAGGGTTCATCTTTACGCTGGTTCTGCTGCTGATGTGCTATGCCATCGCGCGCGGGCTGGCAGCCGAGAAACGCTGA
- a CDS encoding universal stress protein, whose product MFSNIMVPVDLAHIDDLRRALDCAGDLARHYDAKITFVGVTAAAPSATAHDPKEFQQKLTAFADKEGATFGVTTKAHTVISHDPATDLDNALLKATKETGADLVVMASHLPALKDYLWPSNGGKVAAHAACTVMVVRG is encoded by the coding sequence ATGTTTTCCAACATCATGGTGCCAGTGGATTTGGCACATATCGACGATCTGCGCCGCGCGCTTGACTGTGCCGGCGATCTTGCCCGGCATTACGACGCCAAAATCACCTTTGTCGGGGTGACAGCGGCGGCGCCGAGCGCAACAGCCCATGACCCAAAGGAGTTTCAGCAGAAGCTGACGGCTTTTGCGGACAAAGAGGGGGCGACATTTGGCGTAACGACCAAAGCGCATACAGTAATCAGCCATGATCCGGCGACCGATCTGGACAACGCGCTGCTTAAGGCGACCAAGGAAACGGGCGCTGATTTGGTGGTTATGGCCAGCCATTTGCCCGCTCTGAAAGATTACCTGTGGCCGTCGAACGGCGGCAAGGTGGCGGCGCATGCGGCCTGTACGGTCATGGTGGTGCGCGGCTGA
- a CDS encoding HIT family protein: MPMSYDNDNIFAKILRGEIPSEKLYEDDETFVFMDIMPRADGHCLVIPKTPCRNMLDASEAQLTACLRTVQKMGHAVMKAFDAEGVTVQQFNEAAGGQEVFHLHYHVLPRHEDKSLRPPGTMADFDVLKAQAEKIRAALG; this comes from the coding sequence ATGCCGATGAGCTATGACAATGACAATATTTTCGCCAAGATTCTGCGCGGGGAAATCCCGAGTGAGAAGCTTTATGAAGATGACGAAACCTTTGTTTTCATGGACATTATGCCACGCGCGGACGGGCATTGTCTTGTGATCCCGAAAACCCCTTGCCGCAATATGCTGGACGCGAGCGAGGCGCAGCTGACGGCGTGTTTGCGCACGGTTCAGAAGATGGGCCATGCGGTTATGAAGGCGTTTGATGCCGAGGGCGTCACCGTGCAGCAATTCAACGAAGCGGCGGGCGGGCAGGAGGTGTTTCACCTGCATTACCATGTGCTGCCGCGTCATGAGGACAAGAGCCTGCGCCCGCCGGGGACGATGGCGGATTTCGATGTGCTGAAGGCGCAGGCGGAAAAAATTCGCGCCGCGCTGGGCTGA
- the acuI gene encoding acryloyl-CoA reductase, giving the protein MFNALVVEKDEESGKTSAAVKQLGLDDLPAGEVTVAVEYSTVNYKDGLCMGAGGGLVRNYPHVPGIDFAGTVEASEDARYKPGDKVVLTGWRVGEAHWGGYSQKARVKGDWLVPLPEGLDTRAAMAVGTAGLTAMLAVMALEDQGIKEGPILVTGAAGGVGSVATAILAKLGHEVAAVTGRPEQEAYLRSLGATQIIAREELSETTRKPLEGEQWAGCIDAVAGVMLGRVLKQMKYGSSVAAIGLAGGAAIEGGLITPFILRGVNLLGIDSVMQPYENRVRAWERIARALPMDKLEEMVQPAVLSDLPQLGADILKGQVKGRVVVDVNA; this is encoded by the coding sequence ATGTTTAACGCACTTGTGGTGGAAAAAGACGAAGAGAGCGGTAAGACCAGCGCGGCGGTGAAGCAGCTTGGGTTGGATGATTTGCCAGCCGGCGAGGTCACGGTTGCGGTTGAGTATTCAACGGTGAACTACAAGGATGGTTTGTGCATGGGCGCGGGGGGCGGATTGGTGCGCAATTACCCGCATGTTCCGGGGATTGATTTTGCTGGCACCGTCGAGGCCAGCGAGGATGCGCGTTACAAACCCGGTGACAAGGTTGTTTTGACCGGCTGGCGTGTGGGCGAGGCCCATTGGGGTGGCTATTCCCAAAAGGCGCGGGTCAAGGGCGATTGGCTGGTGCCGCTGCCTGAGGGATTGGATACGCGCGCGGCGATGGCGGTTGGCACGGCCGGGTTGACCGCGATGCTGGCGGTTATGGCGCTTGAGGATCAGGGAATTAAGGAGGGGCCAATTCTGGTGACGGGGGCCGCTGGCGGTGTCGGCTCGGTTGCGACGGCGATTTTGGCCAAGCTTGGTCATGAGGTGGCGGCGGTGACCGGGCGCCCGGAGCAGGAGGCGTATCTGCGCAGCCTTGGCGCGACGCAGATCATTGCGCGTGAAGAGCTGAGCGAGACGACGCGCAAGCCGCTGGAAGGCGAGCAATGGGCGGGCTGTATTGATGCGGTGGCCGGTGTGATGCTGGGGCGGGTCTTGAAGCAGATGAAATACGGATCATCCGTGGCGGCGATCGGCCTTGCGGGCGGCGCGGCGATTGAGGGCGGGTTGATCACGCCGTTTATCCTGCGCGGTGTGAACCTTTTGGGGATCGACTCGGTCATGCAGCCCTATGAGAACCGGGTGCGGGCATGGGAGCGGATCGCCAGGGCCCTGCCGATGGACAAGCTTGAAGAGATGGTTCAGCCGGCCGTTCTGTCGGATTTGCCGCAGCTGGGCGCGGACATCCTGAAAGGGCAGGTCAAAGGGCGCGTTGTGGTTGATGTGAACGCCTGA
- a CDS encoding damage-inducible protein DinB — MILAPENVRTMARYNGWQNRQMKDALQGLGEAALVEERGAFFGSIMRTINHLLWGDWLWMSRFDGGEGPPVEASGHDSLTPNLSEWAIERFKMDARILHWADTRHSVDLTGDLTWYSGMAGQEMAKPLALCVTHFFNHQTHHRGQIHAMATAAGAQGWTSDLIFMPEEGPWV, encoded by the coding sequence ATGATTTTGGCACCTGAAAACGTGCGCACCATGGCGCGTTATAACGGCTGGCAGAACCGGCAGATGAAGGATGCATTGCAAGGGTTGGGGGAGGCGGCTCTGGTTGAAGAGCGGGGCGCTTTCTTCGGCTCGATCATGCGGACCATCAATCATCTGCTATGGGGGGATTGGTTGTGGATGTCGCGGTTTGACGGTGGCGAAGGCCCGCCGGTTGAGGCGAGCGGCCATGACAGTTTGACGCCGAACCTGTCGGAATGGGCGATTGAGCGGTTCAAGATGGATGCGCGCATTCTGCATTGGGCGGACACGCGCCATAGTGTCGATCTGACCGGGGATTTGACGTGGTATTCCGGTATGGCGGGGCAAGAGATGGCCAAGCCGCTGGCCCTCTGTGTGACGCATTTCTTTAACCACCAAACGCACCATCGCGGGCAGATTCACGCCATGGCGACAGCCGCCGGGGCGCAGGGCTGGACCAGCGATCTGATCTTTATGCCTGAGGAGGGGCCGTGGGTGTGA
- a CDS encoding DUF1326 domain-containing protein, translated as MALDGEVGTIPWTIKGELILNCNCTVFCPCVVSLGKHPPTEGHCQAWAGIRIDDGSYGKESLSGLNIGLFLEIPGNMGRGNWKAAVFIDDRANDAQYAAFEAIFSGAARGTTGLFGMLVGEFLGAERAPVSFETEGKERRLMVGKKIQGSVIPVEGKDGKDMVVTNTEYWMGPDITVATATKGRVRAFGRVWDFEGRSAEICQIDWHGPR; from the coding sequence ATGGCGTTGGACGGCGAGGTTGGCACGATCCCCTGGACGATCAAGGGCGAACTTATTCTCAACTGTAATTGCACAGTGTTCTGCCCCTGCGTGGTGAGCCTGGGCAAGCACCCGCCCACCGAGGGCCATTGCCAGGCCTGGGCCGGGATCAGGATTGACGATGGCAGCTATGGTAAGGAAAGCCTGTCGGGGTTGAACATCGGTCTGTTCCTTGAAATTCCGGGGAACATGGGGCGCGGCAACTGGAAAGCGGCGGTGTTTATTGATGACCGGGCGAATGATGCGCAATATGCGGCGTTCGAGGCGATCTTTTCCGGCGCGGCGCGCGGCACCACCGGCCTGTTTGGCATGTTGGTCGGAGAGTTCCTTGGGGCGGAGCGCGCACCGGTTTCGTTTGAGACCGAAGGCAAGGAACGCCGCCTGATGGTTGGCAAGAAGATCCAAGGGTCGGTTATTCCGGTTGAAGGCAAGGACGGCAAGGATATGGTCGTGACCAACACCGAATACTGGATGGGCCCAGACATCACGGTGGCGACCGCCACCAAGGGGCGCGTGCGTGCCTTTGGCCGGGTTTGGGATTTTGAAGGCCGCAGCGCCGAGATTTGCCAGATTGATTGGCACGGTCCGCGCTGA
- a CDS encoding DUF2182 domain-containing protein produces MLAERIRAMRGAHWLLLFGLILLAWIMLLLMAVPQDLRIAGQIYGREFWASLCSLTPDAAGAVRITGMWMLMSAAMMAPTALPAFATYDDLGHSAENTRFSHLVAGYVAVWLGFSVLAAALQLALYQADLISAFGDSRSGLLSAALLGLAGAYQFTALKEACLSKCRRPLSFFMQHWDEGPWSNGLRLGAVCLGCCWALMLLAFVGGVMNIAFMGLAMVLMTLEKLPEIGRWVTRPVGVALVLGAVWTGVSAIV; encoded by the coding sequence ATGCTGGCTGAACGGATCAGAGCGATGCGCGGCGCGCATTGGCTGTTGCTTTTCGGGCTGATCCTGTTGGCGTGGATCATGCTTTTGCTGATGGCGGTGCCGCAGGATTTGCGGATTGCCGGGCAGATTTACGGGCGCGAGTTTTGGGCGAGCCTGTGCAGCCTGACGCCGGATGCGGCGGGGGCGGTGCGGATCACCGGCATGTGGATGTTGATGAGCGCGGCGATGATGGCGCCGACGGCTTTGCCGGCTTTTGCCACCTATGATGACCTTGGCCATAGCGCCGAAAACACCCGGTTTTCGCATCTGGTGGCGGGCTATGTCGCGGTCTGGTTGGGCTTTTCCGTGCTGGCGGCGGCGTTGCAGTTGGCGCTTTATCAGGCCGATTTGATCAGCGCGTTTGGAGACAGCCGCTCGGGCTTGCTATCAGCGGCGTTGCTGGGGCTGGCGGGGGCCTATCAGTTTACCGCCCTCAAGGAGGCGTGCCTGTCGAAATGCCGCCGCCCTTTGAGTTTTTTCATGCAGCATTGGGATGAGGGGCCGTGGAGTAATGGTTTACGGTTGGGGGCTGTTTGTCTTGGCTGTTGCTGGGCGCTGATGCTGCTGGCGTTTGTCGGGGGTGTCATGAACATCGCCTTCATGGGGCTGGCGATGGTGTTGATGACGTTGGAAAAGCTTCCCGAGATCGGGCGCTGGGTTACCCGGCCTGTGGGGGTGGCGCTTGTGCTGGGCGCGGTTTGGACCGGTGTGAGCGCGATCGTTTAG
- a CDS encoding FadR family transcriptional regulator, with the protein MKIDPQSSADLSAQIAKAIRDAIVSGELIVDERLPSEAELSEQFDVSRSTVREALKRLAAQSLIRTQRGATGGAFVNRLSFKAAYPQQITTSTLLLSMNAVSFETACEARYALERACAPLSAERRTPDHLATMRAEIHRQGQPGLSDESFCDSDVAFHRALVDGAGNPVLSYQLAGAVEAMQPLMNMITFTARSRAEIIALHTAIADALDAQDGGAVETHLHALEAYSRKLGQDVMAERAKRHS; encoded by the coding sequence TTGAAAATTGACCCTCAAAGCTCCGCCGACCTCTCGGCCCAAATTGCCAAGGCGATCCGCGATGCCATCGTCTCCGGCGAGCTGATCGTTGATGAGCGCCTCCCCTCCGAGGCCGAACTCTCCGAGCAATTCGACGTCTCCCGCTCGACCGTGCGCGAAGCCCTGAAACGGCTCGCCGCACAATCGCTGATCCGCACCCAGCGCGGCGCAACGGGCGGTGCCTTCGTCAACCGGCTCAGCTTCAAAGCCGCTTACCCGCAGCAGATCACCACCTCGACGCTCTTGCTGTCGATGAACGCCGTCAGCTTCGAAACCGCCTGCGAAGCCCGCTATGCGCTCGAACGCGCCTGCGCGCCCCTCTCGGCCGAACGCCGCACGCCCGACCACCTCGCCACCATGCGCGCCGAAATCCACCGTCAGGGACAGCCGGGCCTCTCGGATGAAAGCTTCTGTGACAGCGATGTGGCCTTTCACCGCGCGCTGGTCGATGGCGCAGGCAATCCAGTGCTCAGCTATCAACTCGCCGGCGCGGTCGAAGCAATGCAGCCGTTGATGAACATGATCACCTTCACGGCCCGCTCGCGGGCGGAGATCATCGCCCTGCACACGGCCATTGCCGATGCGCTCGACGCGCAAGACGGCGGCGCGGTCGAAACCCACCTCCACGCGCTCGAAGCTTATTCGCGCAAACTGGGCCAAGACGTCATGGCAGAACGGGCAAAACGGCACAGTTAA
- a CDS encoding aspartate aminotransferase — protein MTYRDSPILPENWLRDLFACKAVQQGQIVRRKTRDVERYVGMDRFLDELQNRGFRAVENRGQIIVFCNHEPIRRIA, from the coding sequence ATGACGTATCGAGATTCTCCTATTCTGCCGGAAAACTGGTTGCGCGATTTGTTCGCCTGCAAAGCGGTGCAACAAGGCCAGATCGTGCGCCGCAAAACCCGCGATGTTGAGCGCTATGTCGGCATGGACCGCTTCCTTGACGAATTGCAAAACCGCGGCTTTCGCGCCGTCGAAAATCGCGGCCAAATCATCGTGTTCTGTAACCACGAACCGATCCGCCGCATCGCCTAA
- the chrA gene encoding chromate efflux transporter, with amino-acid sequence MSPSTPDFLRSFARIGLLSFGGPAAQISIMHEELVTRRNWLSEDQFLGALSFCMLLPGPEAMQLAAYSGWRLRGTLGGLIAGLFFVLPGALVIAALAALYLAYGDLPLVIAAFAGVKAAVVIIVFQALAKVAGKALHGPLGWALALAGFGAIYVLGLPFPLIIASAALIGLLATTNPATSPVPAIETTPAQTLRTALIWGALWAAPIGFAIALDATFLTDVALYFSRLAVLTFGGAYAVLAWMAQTVVETYGWITTGEVIDALGLAETTPGPLILVTEFVALLAGYHHGGWTMAALAGLMALWVTFIPCFLWIFTGAPYVEYLLAQPRLTGALKAITAAVVGVIANLTLWFAMNVLFGTLTETAFGHWPDLTSLDLTAAALTTLAALLGLGLRLGMIPLLALMALAGMLFASFSSGLTLLS; translated from the coding sequence ATGAGCCCCAGCACCCCCGACTTCCTGCGCAGTTTCGCCCGTATCGGCCTCCTTTCCTTTGGCGGCCCGGCGGCGCAAATCTCGATCATGCACGAAGAGCTGGTCACCCGCCGCAACTGGCTCAGCGAAGACCAGTTCCTCGGCGCGCTCAGCTTCTGCATGCTCTTGCCCGGCCCCGAAGCGATGCAACTCGCCGCCTATTCCGGCTGGCGGTTGCGCGGCACATTGGGGGGCCTGATCGCCGGCCTGTTCTTTGTGCTGCCCGGCGCTCTGGTGATCGCGGCACTGGCGGCGCTCTATCTGGCTTACGGCGATCTGCCCCTCGTCATCGCCGCCTTCGCGGGGGTCAAAGCCGCCGTCGTCATCATCGTCTTCCAAGCGCTCGCCAAAGTCGCCGGCAAAGCGCTCCACGGCCCGCTCGGCTGGGCGCTTGCGCTCGCGGGGTTCGGCGCAATCTATGTGCTTGGCCTGCCCTTCCCCCTTATCATCGCCAGCGCCGCGCTCATCGGCTTGCTCGCAACCACGAACCCCGCCACAAGCCCCGTGCCCGCGATTGAGACCACCCCGGCGCAAACCCTGCGCACCGCCCTTATCTGGGGCGCGCTCTGGGCTGCACCAATCGGCTTTGCCATCGCGCTTGACGCTACATTCCTTACCGACGTCGCACTCTATTTTTCACGCCTTGCCGTGCTCACCTTCGGGGGCGCCTATGCCGTGCTCGCCTGGATGGCGCAAACCGTGGTTGAAACCTATGGCTGGATCACCACGGGCGAGGTGATCGACGCCCTCGGCCTTGCCGAAACCACCCCCGGCCCGCTGATCCTTGTGACCGAATTCGTCGCCCTGCTCGCCGGCTATCACCATGGCGGCTGGACGATGGCGGCGCTGGCCGGGCTGATGGCGCTTTGGGTGACGTTTATCCCTTGTTTTCTCTGGATATTCACCGGCGCACCCTATGTCGAATACCTGCTCGCGCAACCCCGCCTCACCGGCGCTCTCAAGGCGATTACCGCCGCCGTTGTCGGGGTCATTGCCAACCTCACGTTGTGGTTTGCAATGAATGTGCTGTTTGGCACACTTACCGAAACGGCTTTTGGCCATTGGCCCGACCTGACAAGCCTCGATCTCACCGCCGCAGCCCTGACCACGCTGGCCGCGCTCCTCGGCCTTGGGCTGCGCCTTGGCATGATCCCGCTCCTCGCGCTCATGGCCCTCGCCGGGATGCTCTTTGCCTCATTCTCAAGCGGCCTCACGCTGCTGTCATGA
- a CDS encoding ClpXP protease specificity-enhancing factor SspB has product MSRSIDYGSLMHRAMRGLIQDVLEDIEENGLPGAHHFFITFDTTHPEAKLADWLRDRYPSEMTVVMQHWYDGLEVTDEGFAVTLNFGDAPEPLYIPYDAIRTFVDPSVEFGLRFETHEEEEDDLDEEDDFPLEEGEPEPTQQDAEVVSLDSFRK; this is encoded by the coding sequence ATGTCACGCAGTATCGACTATGGCAGCCTCATGCACCGCGCCATGCGCGGGCTGATTCAGGACGTGCTTGAAGATATCGAAGAAAACGGCCTTCCCGGCGCGCACCACTTCTTTATCACCTTCGACACCACCCACCCCGAGGCCAAGCTCGCCGATTGGCTGCGTGATCGCTACCCCTCGGAAATGACCGTGGTGATGCAGCATTGGTATGACGGGCTTGAGGTCACGGACGAAGGCTTTGCCGTCACCCTCAATTTCGGTGATGCACCCGAACCGCTCTATATCCCTTACGACGCGATCCGCACGTTTGTGGATCCTTCGGTGGAATTCGGCCTGCGCTTTGAAACCCACGAGGAAGAGGAAGACGACCTCGACGAAGAGGACGACTTCCCCCTTGAAGAGGGCGAACCAGAGCCGACCCAGCAAGACGCCGAAGTCGTCAGCCTCGACAGCTTCCGCAAATAA
- a CDS encoding methyltransferase type 12 codes for MASEIGTFLTEMIRHPGEVVAIAPSSKKVAKKMTEGLEHVRGPVVEIGPGTGAITKAILKRGVTPAQLTLFETNPRFCDMLRARYPGVTVLNRPAQDIRSSGLRGVGAVISGVPVLARPQIQREVVGRALGVMAPGGMFVQITYSPTAPISPPMQAELGIVGHRRGIVWSNLPPAHVYVYTRTRH; via the coding sequence ATGGCGTCCGAAATCGGCACCTTCCTCACCGAAATGATCCGCCATCCGGGCGAAGTTGTGGCCATCGCGCCCTCCTCCAAAAAGGTCGCCAAGAAAATGACCGAAGGGCTGGAACACGTGCGCGGCCCCGTGGTTGAAATCGGCCCCGGCACCGGTGCGATCACCAAGGCGATCCTCAAACGCGGCGTCACCCCGGCCCAGCTTACGCTGTTTGAAACCAATCCGCGCTTTTGCGACATGCTGCGCGCCCGCTACCCCGGCGTCACCGTGCTCAACCGCCCGGCGCAGGACATCCGCAGCTCCGGCCTGCGCGGCGTCGGCGCGGTGATCTCCGGCGTGCCCGTCCTCGCCCGCCCGCAAATCCAACGCGAAGTGGTGGGCCGCGCGCTCGGTGTCATGGCCCCCGGCGGCATGTTCGTTCAGATCACCTATTCCCCCACCGCCCCGATCTCTCCCCCGATGCAAGCGGAACTCGGCATTGTCGGCCATAGGCGCGGGATCGTCTGGTCCAACCTGCCCCCGGCGCATGTCTACGTCTACACCCGCACGCGCCACTGA
- the fumC gene encoding class II fumarate hydratase, which produces MSNTRSESDSFGAIDVPADRYWGAQTQRSIANFPIGWERQPVAIIRALGVIKQACAEVNLTLGRLDEAQANAISAAAQEVAAGKLDDHFPLVVWQTGSGTQSNMNANEVIANRAIEMLGGEMGSKTPVHPNDHVNMGQSSNDTFPTAMHIATATMARDVLLPGLEHIHAALAEKSESFAHIIKIGRTHTQDATPLTLGQEFSGYTHQVAMAIARIKSALPRIYELAQGGTAVGTGLNTTHGWAEAVAGKMADITGLPFVTAPNKFEALAAHDAMVEMSGALKTVAASLFKIANDIRFLGSGPRSGLGELILPANEPGSSIMPGKVNPTQCEALTQVCAHVMGNDAAVGFAGSQGHFELNVFKPMMAYNVLQSMQLLGDAARAFTDNLVAGLQADEARIDRLMKSSLMLVTALVPEIGYDNATKVAKTAHANGNTLREEAVRLGFVDEDTFDRIVRPEKMVGPS; this is translated from the coding sequence ATGAGCAACACACGCAGCGAAAGCGACAGCTTCGGCGCGATCGACGTGCCGGCAGACCGGTATTGGGGCGCCCAGACCCAGCGCTCCATCGCCAATTTCCCGATCGGTTGGGAGCGTCAGCCCGTCGCCATCATCCGCGCCCTTGGCGTCATCAAACAGGCCTGCGCCGAAGTGAACCTCACCCTCGGGCGCCTTGACGAGGCACAGGCCAACGCCATTTCCGCCGCCGCTCAGGAGGTCGCCGCAGGCAAGCTTGATGACCACTTCCCGCTGGTCGTCTGGCAAACCGGCTCCGGCACCCAATCCAACATGAACGCGAACGAGGTGATCGCCAACCGCGCCATTGAAATGCTCGGAGGCGAGATGGGCAGCAAAACCCCCGTCCATCCCAATGATCACGTCAACATGGGCCAAAGCTCGAATGACACCTTCCCGACGGCCATGCATATCGCCACCGCCACCATGGCCCGCGACGTGCTCCTGCCGGGGCTCGAGCATATCCACGCCGCCCTCGCGGAGAAATCCGAAAGCTTCGCGCATATCATCAAAATCGGGCGCACCCATACCCAAGACGCGACGCCGCTGACATTGGGTCAGGAATTCTCCGGCTACACCCACCAAGTCGCCATGGCGATCGCGCGGATCAAATCCGCCTTGCCGCGTATCTATGAACTGGCCCAAGGCGGCACCGCCGTCGGCACCGGCCTCAACACCACCCATGGCTGGGCCGAGGCCGTCGCCGGGAAAATGGCCGACATCACCGGCCTGCCCTTTGTCACCGCGCCCAACAAATTCGAAGCCCTCGCCGCCCATGACGCGATGGTCGAAATGTCGGGCGCCCTCAAAACCGTGGCCGCGTCGCTCTTCAAGATCGCCAATGACATCCGCTTCCTCGGCTCCGGCCCCCGCTCGGGGCTGGGAGAGCTGATCCTGCCCGCCAATGAACCCGGCTCCTCGATCATGCCGGGCAAGGTCAACCCGACCCAATGCGAGGCGCTGACACAGGTCTGCGCCCATGTCATGGGCAATGACGCTGCCGTCGGGTTTGCCGGCTCGCAAGGGCATTTCGAACTTAATGTGTTCAAACCAATGATGGCCTATAACGTGTTGCAATCCATGCAACTTCTCGGCGACGCCGCGCGCGCCTTCACCGACAATCTGGTGGCGGGGCTACAAGCGGATGAGGCCCGCATTGATCGGCTGATGAAATCAAGCCTGATGCTGGTCACGGCCCTCGTGCCTGAGATCGGCTATGACAACGCCACCAAGGTCGCAAAAACCGCCCACGCCAACGGCAACACCCTGCGCGAAGAGGCGGTGCGCCTTGGCTTCGTTGATGAGGACACATTCGATCGCATCGTGCGCCCCGAAAAAATGGTCGGGCCTTCGTGA
- a CDS encoding DUF4169 family protein — MAEIVNLNKARKARSRRKTKAQADENAVKFGRTKAQKSLEKSRADKADRDHDQTRRED, encoded by the coding sequence ATGGCCGAGATTGTCAATCTCAATAAGGCCCGCAAAGCCAGATCGCGCCGCAAGACCAAGGCGCAAGCCGATGAGAATGCTGTGAAATTCGGCCGCACCAAGGCGCAGAAATCGCTTGAGAAATCCCGCGCTGACAAGGCCGATCGCGACCACGACCAAACCCGGCGCGAGGATTAA